The following proteins are encoded in a genomic region of Calditerricola satsumensis:
- the iolD gene encoding 3D-(3,5/4)-trihydroxycyclohexane-1,2-dione acylhydrolase (decyclizing) produces the protein MKTVRLTMAQALLKFLNNQYVSIDGEERKFVRGVFGIFGHGNVTGIGQALEDDPHGLPYFQGKNEQGMAHAAIAYAKQKNRLEIFACTTSIGPGALNMVTAAAVATVNRIPLLLLPGDVFACRQPDPVLQQIEDPTDYTVTANDAFKPVSRYWDRIERPEQLMTAALHAMRVLTDPAETGTVTLCLPQDVQAEAYDYPVSFFDKRVHVIERRPLTAAARERAVNLIRRKKRPILIAGGGVHYSLALKELAAFAEAFHIPVAETQAGKSALPHDHPLNVGGIGVTGSRAANLLAKEADLVIAVGTRLTDFTTSSKWLFQNPDVEILSINVSPFDAVKLDATPAVADAKEALAALTDALRAVGYRSGYAEGEIRRLKAQWDDEVDRLYAWEHPDGLTQTRALGVINEALDEDAIIVAAAGGLPGDLHRLWRCRKPKTYHLEYGFSCMGYEVCGALGVKMAEPDREVYALVGDGSYLMLHSELVTSLQEGLKITVLLFDNGGYQCIHGLQKAHGSRGFGNEFRLRDAETGRLTGPYLAIDYAQHARALGAKAYTARTTDELREALERAKGETVSTLIHIHVLPETGTGAYEAWWRVGVAEASDNPHVCAAHEAMRRRVDEARRW, from the coding sequence ATGAAGACGGTTCGCCTGACGATGGCCCAGGCGCTGCTAAAGTTTTTGAATAATCAATATGTTTCGATCGACGGGGAGGAGCGGAAATTTGTCCGCGGCGTGTTCGGCATCTTCGGCCACGGCAACGTGACGGGAATCGGGCAGGCACTTGAGGACGACCCCCATGGGCTGCCGTATTTCCAGGGAAAGAACGAGCAAGGCATGGCCCACGCGGCCATCGCCTATGCGAAGCAGAAAAACCGCCTGGAGATCTTTGCTTGCACGACGTCGATCGGACCTGGCGCGCTGAACATGGTGACGGCGGCAGCTGTGGCGACGGTCAACCGCATTCCCTTGTTGTTGCTTCCGGGCGACGTGTTCGCCTGCCGGCAGCCCGATCCCGTCCTGCAGCAAATCGAGGACCCGACCGACTACACCGTCACGGCCAACGACGCCTTCAAGCCGGTCAGCCGGTACTGGGACCGCATTGAACGGCCTGAACAGCTGATGACGGCTGCCCTGCATGCCATGCGCGTCCTGACCGATCCGGCGGAAACGGGGACGGTGACCCTGTGCCTGCCCCAGGACGTGCAGGCCGAGGCGTACGACTACCCCGTTTCCTTCTTCGACAAGCGCGTGCACGTCATCGAGCGCCGTCCGCTGACGGCCGCGGCACGGGAGCGCGCCGTAAACCTCATCCGCCGCAAGAAGCGGCCGATCCTCATCGCCGGCGGCGGGGTGCACTATTCGCTGGCCCTCAAGGAGCTGGCCGCCTTTGCCGAGGCGTTCCACATCCCCGTCGCCGAGACGCAGGCCGGCAAGAGCGCCCTGCCCCACGACCACCCGCTCAACGTCGGGGGCATCGGCGTAACGGGCTCGCGCGCGGCCAACCTCCTGGCCAAGGAGGCCGACCTCGTTATCGCCGTCGGCACGCGGCTCACCGACTTCACCACGTCGTCCAAATGGCTGTTCCAAAACCCTGACGTGGAGATCCTCAGCATCAACGTCAGCCCCTTCGACGCGGTGAAGCTTGATGCCACGCCGGCCGTGGCCGACGCAAAGGAGGCCCTCGCCGCCCTCACCGACGCGCTGCGGGCGGTTGGCTATCGATCCGGCTATGCGGAGGGCGAAATCCGGCGGCTGAAGGCGCAATGGGACGACGAGGTGGATCGCCTGTACGCGTGGGAGCACCCGGATGGGCTGACGCAGACGCGGGCCCTCGGGGTGATCAACGAGGCCCTTGATGAAGACGCGATCATCGTCGCCGCCGCCGGGGGGCTCCCGGGCGACTTGCACCGGCTGTGGCGATGCAGAAAGCCGAAGACGTACCACCTCGAATACGGCTTTTCGTGCATGGGCTACGAGGTGTGCGGCGCCCTCGGCGTGAAGATGGCCGAGCCGGATCGCGAGGTGTATGCCCTTGTCGGCGACGGCAGCTACCTGATGCTCCATTCCGAGCTGGTGACGAGCCTGCAGGAAGGGCTCAAAATCACCGTGCTCCTCTTTGACAACGGCGGGTACCAGTGCATCCACGGCCTGCAAAAGGCCCACGGCTCAAGGGGCTTTGGCAATGAGTTTCGCCTTCGTGATGCCGAAACGGGCCGCCTGACGGGCCCGTACCTGGCCATCGATTACGCCCAGCACGCGCGCGCCCTCGGGGCCAAGGCGTACACGGCGCGCACCACCGACGAGCTGCGTGAGGCGCTGGAACGGGCCAAGGGGGAGACGGTGTCGACGCTGATCCACATCCATGTGCTGCCGGAGACGGGCACCGGCGCCTATGAGGCGTGGTGGCGGGTCGGCGTGGCCGAGGCGTCGGACAATCCGCACGTGTGCGCGGCCCATGAGGCGATGCGGCGCCGTGTGGACGAGGCGCGCCGGTGGTGA
- the iolE gene encoding myo-inosose-2 dehydratase, which yields MAEAVPFKWGVSPINWANEDLPELGDRYTGEAILRDMARLGFQGTEFSRKFPRDASQLKALLARYGLVLASQWKWVRFCDPQRREAELAALAAHIAFLDAMGCRHVIVCEVTRSFQDAAYREAPREARQLSDAEWAHLVDGLHEAGRLCRAQGMRLVYHHHADTAVETPEAIGRLLAHTDPERVSLLLDTGHAVYGGGDPLDLLRRYGDRIAYVHFKDVRRAVLERVRADGLPFLEAVRQGVFTVPGDGCIDFGPIVAELLARGYDGWVIVEAEQDPEQADPFVYAEKAQAYLRALLADARRSAG from the coding sequence ATGGCGGAAGCGGTTCCGTTCAAATGGGGCGTATCGCCGATCAACTGGGCCAACGAAGACCTGCCCGAGTTGGGCGATCGGTATACGGGCGAGGCCATTCTGCGCGACATGGCCCGGCTCGGTTTTCAGGGCACCGAATTCAGCCGGAAGTTTCCGCGCGACGCATCGCAGCTCAAGGCGCTGCTGGCGCGATACGGCCTGGTCCTCGCCTCGCAGTGGAAATGGGTGCGCTTTTGCGACCCGCAACGCCGGGAAGCAGAACTGGCCGCCTTGGCCGCGCACATCGCGTTTCTGGATGCGATGGGCTGCCGCCATGTGATTGTGTGCGAGGTGACCCGCTCGTTTCAGGATGCGGCCTACCGGGAGGCGCCCCGCGAGGCCCGGCAGCTTTCCGACGCGGAGTGGGCCCACCTCGTCGACGGCCTGCACGAAGCGGGGCGGCTGTGCCGGGCGCAGGGGATGCGCCTCGTTTATCATCACCACGCCGACACGGCGGTGGAGACGCCGGAGGCCATCGGCCGGCTTCTGGCGCACACCGACCCGGAACGGGTGAGCTTGCTCCTCGACACCGGGCACGCCGTCTACGGCGGCGGCGATCCCCTCGACCTCTTGCGCCGGTACGGTGACCGCATCGCGTATGTCCACTTCAAGGACGTGCGGCGGGCCGTCCTCGAGCGCGTTCGTGCCGACGGGCTGCCCTTCTTGGAAGCCGTGCGGCAGGGCGTGTTCACCGTGCCGGGCGACGGGTGCATCGACTTTGGCCCCATCGTTGCGGAGCTTTTGGCCCGCGGGTACGACGGATGGGTGATCGTCGAGGCGGAACAGGATCCGGAACAGGCGGACCCCTTCGTTTATGCGGAAAAGGCCCAAGCGTATTTGCGCGCCCTGCTGGCCGACGCACGGCGGTCGGCCGGCTGA
- the iolB gene encoding 5-deoxy-glucuronate isomerase — MAKRKHLPDLIVKSRPTPDETGCVVNVTPETAGWAYVGFAVYRLAEGQTLRYDTADREACLVFVAGRAAVRAGDAAWPEVGERMSPFDGPPHAVYVPPRTAVHLEALTDVEVAVCTAPGRGTHPPRRIGPDDVAVEVRGEGVTERRIHHILPETAPADSLLVVEVLTPAGHWSSWPPHKHDRHDPPRETALEETYYYKIRPQQGFAIQRVYTADGALDATLTVRDGETVLVPCGYHPVAAPPGSDVYYLNVMAGPVRQWRIRFDPDYEGLLEGSMPRE; from the coding sequence ATGGCGAAGCGGAAGCACCTGCCCGACTTGATCGTGAAAAGCCGCCCCACGCCGGATGAGACCGGTTGCGTCGTCAACGTGACGCCGGAGACGGCGGGATGGGCGTACGTCGGCTTTGCCGTGTACCGGCTGGCGGAAGGGCAGACCCTTCGCTACGATACGGCCGACCGCGAGGCGTGCCTCGTCTTCGTGGCGGGGCGGGCGGCGGTCCGCGCCGGCGATGCAGCGTGGCCGGAGGTGGGGGAGCGGATGAGCCCCTTTGACGGACCGCCCCACGCGGTGTACGTGCCGCCGCGGACGGCGGTGCACCTCGAAGCCCTGACCGACGTGGAAGTGGCCGTCTGCACCGCGCCCGGCCGGGGGACGCACCCGCCGCGCCGCATCGGGCCGGACGACGTGGCGGTGGAGGTGCGGGGGGAGGGCGTGACCGAGCGGCGCATCCACCACATCCTGCCCGAGACGGCGCCGGCCGACAGCCTGCTCGTCGTGGAGGTGCTCACGCCGGCCGGCCACTGGTCGAGCTGGCCCCCGCACAAGCACGACCGGCACGATCCTCCGCGCGAAACGGCGCTGGAAGAGACCTACTACTACAAGATCCGCCCACAGCAGGGGTTCGCCATCCAGCGCGTCTACACCGCCGACGGCGCGCTGGACGCAACGCTCACCGTCCGCGACGGCGAGACGGTGCTCGTTCCCTGCGGATATCATCCCGTCGCCGCGCCGCCCGGTTCCGACGTCTACTATTTGAACGTGATGGCCGGCCCGGTTCGCCAGTGGCGCATCCGGTTCGATCCGGATTACGAAGGCCTGCTGGAGGGGTCTATGCCGCGGGAGTGA
- a CDS encoding LacI family DNA-binding transcriptional regulator has product MKPTIYDVAREAGVSIATVSKILNGKGKISPSTRRRVLEAIERLGYQPNLLASALTGKRTQTLALLVPDVANPFFAEVARSVEDRGRALGFTVILCSTDNQDDRLARYLAVLKQKRVDGLIIGTGVEDLRLLAELKEEGLPFTLIARDLPSLPVTSVRVDDFVGGYLAAQHLVELGHRKMAVLTESLKVMSSRERVRGFRQALEEAGVPFPEEAVYTCAARVDDGRRKALAVLAAADPPTAIFAGNDLIAIGVLQAAKETGMAVPDDLSVVGFDNTVLATICDPPLTTVAQPIEEMGKQVVDWLVRELNGEADVKQRVILRPELIVRASTAPPRR; this is encoded by the coding sequence ATGAAACCGACGATCTACGACGTGGCACGCGAAGCGGGTGTGTCCATCGCCACGGTATCGAAAATTCTAAACGGAAAGGGAAAAATCAGCCCCTCGACCAGACGGCGGGTGCTCGAGGCGATCGAGCGGCTGGGCTACCAGCCGAACCTGCTTGCCTCGGCCTTGACCGGCAAGCGAACGCAAACCCTCGCGCTGCTCGTTCCCGATGTGGCCAACCCCTTTTTTGCCGAGGTGGCGCGCAGCGTGGAAGACCGCGGGCGAGCGCTCGGGTTTACGGTCATCCTGTGCAGCACGGACAACCAGGATGACCGCCTGGCGCGCTACCTCGCCGTCCTCAAGCAAAAGCGCGTCGATGGCCTCATCATCGGCACGGGAGTGGAAGATCTGCGCCTGTTGGCAGAGCTGAAGGAAGAGGGGCTCCCCTTTACCCTCATCGCGCGGGATCTGCCGTCCCTTCCCGTTACGAGCGTTCGAGTTGACGATTTTGTGGGCGGCTACCTCGCCGCGCAGCACCTCGTGGAACTGGGCCACCGGAAGATGGCCGTGCTCACCGAATCCCTGAAGGTGATGAGCAGCCGCGAACGGGTACGCGGCTTCCGGCAAGCGCTGGAAGAGGCCGGTGTGCCCTTCCCGGAAGAGGCGGTGTACACGTGCGCCGCCCGCGTGGACGACGGCCGGCGGAAAGCGCTTGCGGTGCTCGCCGCCGCCGATCCCCCGACGGCCATTTTCGCCGGCAATGACCTGATCGCCATCGGCGTGCTGCAGGCGGCCAAGGAAACGGGAATGGCCGTTCCCGACGACCTCTCCGTCGTCGGGTTTGACAACACGGTTTTGGCCACGATCTGCGATCCCCCGCTCACGACCGTCGCCCAACCCATCGAGGAAATGGGCAAGCAGGTGGTCGATTGGCTCGTGCGGGAACTCAATGGCGAGGCGGACGTGAAACAGCGCGTTATCCTCCGCCCGGAGCTGATCGTGCGCGCGTCAACGGCACCGCCGCGGAGGTGA
- a CDS encoding sugar ABC transporter ATP-binding protein, translating into MPILRMQNIHKAFAGNPVLRGVNFEVKAGEVHALLGENGAGKSTLIKILTGVYQKDAGEIWWEGRVVEINTPVDAMRLGIATIYQELNLVPHLTVYENLFLGQEVRRTKHLPFLNKTYMRRRAIECLRLLGQPLDPDAPVSTLGIGQQQLVEIAKALVRDAKLIIMDEPTASLSEAEVEQLFTTIDALRAKGVAFVYISHRLEEIRRIGDRVTILRDGQTLATHDAKRVPTDTIIEQMVGRKLEEKFPKKRFIRGAEGLRVENLKRKGAQHAVSFVAYQGEILGIAGLVGAGRTELARAIFGVDPVESGKVFVFGQEVHIRSPADAIRAGIAFITEDRKREGLFLDQPLPFNVTIASLPSFKNRVLLSRSKIKETTERYMRELRVRPFKSELSARKLSGGNQQKIVIAKWLCTKAKVFLFDEPTRGIDVGAKVEVYHLINALVDNGAVVILISSELPELLGMCDRILVMHEGRIVADLPREEATQEKIMKAATGGMTR; encoded by the coding sequence ATGCCAATCTTGCGCATGCAGAACATCCACAAGGCGTTTGCGGGGAACCCGGTGCTGCGAGGGGTCAATTTTGAGGTCAAGGCGGGTGAAGTGCATGCGTTGCTTGGGGAAAACGGTGCCGGCAAGTCGACGCTGATCAAAATCCTGACGGGGGTGTACCAGAAGGATGCGGGGGAAATCTGGTGGGAGGGTCGTGTCGTTGAAATCAACACCCCCGTAGACGCCATGCGCCTTGGCATTGCGACGATCTATCAGGAACTCAACTTGGTTCCCCACTTGACGGTGTACGAAAACCTTTTTCTTGGACAGGAAGTGCGGCGGACAAAACACCTGCCGTTTCTGAACAAGACGTATATGCGGCGCAGGGCGATCGAATGCCTTCGTCTGCTGGGACAACCGCTTGATCCCGACGCTCCCGTCTCCACATTGGGGATCGGCCAACAACAGCTCGTGGAAATTGCCAAGGCGCTGGTGCGGGATGCCAAACTGATCATCATGGACGAGCCGACGGCCAGCCTTTCGGAGGCTGAAGTGGAACAGCTCTTCACCACCATCGACGCGCTGCGCGCCAAGGGGGTGGCGTTTGTCTACATTTCGCACCGCCTGGAAGAAATTCGGCGAATTGGTGACCGGGTGACCATTCTTCGCGACGGGCAAACCCTCGCCACGCACGATGCCAAACGGGTACCGACGGATACGATCATTGAACAGATGGTTGGACGGAAACTTGAGGAAAAGTTTCCGAAGAAACGTTTCATCCGTGGTGCTGAAGGGCTGCGCGTGGAAAATCTCAAACGTAAAGGTGCCCAACATGCCGTTTCGTTTGTGGCGTATCAGGGGGAGATCCTTGGGATTGCCGGGTTGGTTGGAGCGGGGCGGACGGAACTGGCCCGCGCCATTTTCGGTGTCGATCCCGTGGAGAGCGGCAAGGTTTTCGTGTTTGGACAGGAAGTCCACATTCGTTCGCCCGCCGATGCGATTCGGGCCGGGATCGCCTTCATCACCGAAGACCGGAAGCGTGAAGGGCTGTTCCTGGATCAACCGTTACCGTTCAATGTAACCATTGCCAGCCTCCCGTCGTTCAAAAATCGCGTGCTGTTGTCGCGATCGAAAATCAAGGAGACGACGGAACGGTACATGCGCGAGTTGCGCGTCCGGCCGTTCAAGAGTGAGTTGTCCGCCCGAAAACTGAGTGGCGGGAATCAGCAGAAAATCGTCATCGCCAAGTGGTTGTGTACGAAGGCTAAGGTTTTTCTCTTTGACGAACCGACGCGGGGAATCGATGTTGGGGCAAAGGTGGAGGTGTACCACCTCATCAATGCGCTTGTCGATAACGGGGCCGTCGTGATCCTCATCTCATCAGAATTGCCCGAATTGTTGGGGATGTGCGACCGCATCTTGGTCATGCACGAGGGACGAATTGTGGCCGATCTGCCGCGGGAAGAGGCGACACAGGAAAAGATCATGAAAGCTGCGACGGGAGGGATGACGAGATGA
- a CDS encoding sugar ABC transporter substrate-binding protein — translation MKRVLSLLLVLAMAGLAGCSGSPTGGDTAGGPKEGGGDKPEIVVVLKTVSSQYWKFVEAGAKKAFADLGVSGKVIGPASEVQVMEQVNMLEDVLSQNPDALVVAPTQPSTAIPVFEKYKEKGIPVILIDTDAGWPDQTTFIGTDNTTAGMQGGKLLSSMLQPGDKVALISGALGNPATDARIKGAKEVLEKAGMVVVAEQPADSDKAKAMAVMENILQTTPDVKGVFCANDDMALGALRAIEAKGLKIPVIGTDGTIEAVEAILAGSLAGTVAQRPFDMGYKGVEAALKVVKGETIPKRVTVGVDLITRENAKEKLEFLKQIEK, via the coding sequence ATGAAACGGGTGCTTTCCTTGTTGTTGGTTCTGGCGATGGCAGGGCTTGCGGGATGCAGCGGTTCGCCCACCGGAGGGGATACGGCTGGCGGCCCCAAGGAAGGCGGAGGCGACAAGCCGGAAATCGTCGTTGTGCTGAAGACGGTGAGCAGCCAATATTGGAAGTTTGTCGAGGCCGGGGCGAAAAAAGCGTTTGCCGATCTGGGCGTAAGCGGAAAGGTGATCGGACCGGCTTCAGAGGTGCAGGTCATGGAACAAGTGAACATGCTGGAAGATGTGCTCAGCCAAAACCCCGATGCGTTGGTGGTGGCGCCGACACAGCCGTCGACGGCCATCCCCGTGTTTGAGAAATACAAGGAAAAGGGCATCCCGGTAATCCTCATCGACACCGACGCCGGCTGGCCGGACCAGACGACGTTCATCGGCACAGACAACACCACCGCGGGAATGCAAGGCGGAAAGCTGCTCTCCTCCATGCTCCAACCGGGGGACAAGGTGGCGCTGATTTCCGGGGCATTGGGGAACCCGGCCACCGACGCGCGCATCAAGGGGGCCAAAGAGGTGCTGGAGAAGGCGGGCATGGTGGTGGTGGCCGAGCAGCCGGCCGATAGCGACAAGGCCAAGGCGATGGCGGTGATGGAAAACATTCTGCAGACGACGCCCGACGTCAAAGGCGTATTCTGCGCCAACGACGACATGGCCCTTGGCGCACTGCGCGCCATTGAAGCCAAGGGGCTGAAGATCCCCGTCATCGGGACGGACGGGACGATCGAGGCGGTGGAAGCGATTCTCGCCGGGTCGCTCGCCGGCACCGTCGCACAGCGCCCCTTTGATATGGGGTACAAAGGCGTGGAAGCGGCACTCAAGGTGGTGAAGGGGGAAACGATTCCCAAGCGGGTGACCGTTGGCGTCGACCTCATCACCCGGGAAAACGCCAAGGAAAAGTTAGAATTCTTGAAACAGATCGAAAAATGA
- the iolG gene encoding inositol 2-dehydrogenase translates to MDKLRIGIIGAGRIGKLHAENLCRYPHARLVAVADVAADRLRDWAAQWDIPRVTADYRDILADDAVDAVFICTPTDTHAALVQEAAAAGKHIFCEKPVSLDLGQTRAALAAVRAAGVKLMVGFNRRFDPTFQRLREWVREGKVGCPHVVKITSRDPAPPPADYIRASGGLFLDLTIHDFDLARFLMDSEVEEVYAAGGVFVDPAFAQYGDVDTAVVTLRFQNGALGVIDNSRQAVFGYDQRVEVFGSAGCVAADNAFPTTAQALTALGVERDKPHRFFLERYREAYFLEAEAFVDSVLHDKPVPVSGEDGLQAERVAHAAKRSLAEKRPVKVAEVGFEAEMPSM, encoded by the coding sequence ATGGACAAATTGCGCATCGGCATCATCGGTGCGGGGCGCATCGGCAAGCTGCACGCCGAAAACCTGTGCCGTTACCCGCATGCCCGCCTGGTGGCGGTGGCGGACGTGGCCGCCGACCGCCTGCGGGACTGGGCCGCGCAATGGGACATCCCGCGCGTGACCGCCGACTACCGGGACATCCTTGCCGACGACGCCGTCGACGCCGTGTTCATCTGCACGCCCACCGACACCCATGCTGCCTTGGTCCAGGAGGCGGCGGCGGCGGGGAAACACATCTTTTGCGAGAAGCCGGTCAGCCTCGACCTGGGGCAGACCCGCGCGGCCCTGGCGGCGGTTCGCGCGGCGGGGGTCAAGCTGATGGTCGGGTTCAACCGCCGGTTTGACCCCACTTTTCAGCGGCTGCGGGAGTGGGTTCGGGAGGGGAAGGTGGGATGCCCCCATGTCGTAAAAATCACCTCGCGCGACCCCGCGCCGCCGCCGGCCGACTACATCCGCGCGTCGGGCGGGCTCTTTCTCGACCTGACCATCCACGATTTTGATCTGGCCCGTTTCCTGATGGACAGCGAGGTGGAGGAGGTGTATGCCGCGGGAGGGGTCTTCGTCGATCCCGCCTTCGCCCAGTACGGCGATGTGGACACGGCGGTGGTGACGCTGCGGTTTCAAAACGGGGCCCTCGGGGTGATCGACAACAGCCGGCAGGCCGTTTTCGGGTACGACCAGCGGGTGGAGGTGTTCGGCTCGGCCGGGTGCGTCGCCGCAGACAACGCCTTTCCCACCACCGCCCAAGCCCTCACCGCTCTTGGCGTGGAACGCGACAAGCCGCATCGGTTTTTCCTGGAGCGCTACCGCGAGGCCTACTTCCTCGAGGCGGAGGCCTTCGTGGACTCCGTGCTGCACGACAAGCCGGTTCCGGTGAGCGGCGAGGACGGCCTGCAGGCGGAGCGGGTCGCCCATGCCGCCAAACGGTCGCTTGCCGAAAAGCGGCCGGTGAAGGTGGCCGAAGTCGGCTTTGAAGCGGAGATGCCTTCCATGTGA